The Anopheles gambiae chromosome 2, idAnoGambNW_F1_1, whole genome shotgun sequence genomic sequence CAACTTACTACACgcgcccgcacacacacacacacacacacacacacacgtacataaAGGTAGAGGGCGGCTTTGCAATTATTCATGACACGGGAGAAAACTGAAAAACGTTCACCCGAGAAGTTAGGGGACGGAAGGATGGTTTCGTATCGTACGCTAAAAAcgctaaaaataaaccaagAAACGTAGGTACAAGAATGTCCCCCCGCGTCTGTCGCAACTATGGGCTGGAATATAGTGAATAAGACAGACAGCACAAGGGCATGGGAATGGCAAATGGACAGACGTCCCTCGGCACGCCCTGCTGCACGCCCTACTGCACGCCTTCACAGATTACCGTGAGTAAGTTTCGCCAAGTTgcaatactactactactactactgcgaCGACAGCGACAGCCACTGGCAGCGCTGTTCCTACTGACAGAGGGATTATTGTTGTTGCCTGTCATTATACTCTTCGCTCGGGCCGTAACGCACTCACCACCGTTCCCGAGTGTCCTCGTGGCCGCCGCCGGGAGACAGTGTGGCGCAGCAAACGAATCACCGGAACTGGCAAACTGGTCGAGAAGCTCGTGCGACCGACCGACCTGGCTGGCTGGCcggtttttgctttcattgcTCTTCACCGTTCCGCATACAATTATGAATGAAGGAAAACGATCGCTTGCGACCGAGTAATTATTTTCTCATCCAATATTCAAATCCGTTCCGATTGGTTGCTTATTTGCTTTTGGTCGTGGGGTTCGGATGCGCGTATCCTGCTGTTGCACGGTgctgctagtgtgtgtgtgtgtgtgtgtgggtcggGGGTTTCTTGGCCAAGGACAATTTAGCGAAAGGTATTCAGGGGGACATACAGTGGGAAGATGGTAGAAAccagcacaaaaacaaagaagaacacaaaaaaaggaataaatatttgatgaaacaatgattttttttttcgctaaaAATCGTATTACAATATTATTAGTGTATGTTGTGGTCTGTAATGTACCATGAGGCTGATACTGGGCcatggaaattaaatttcatgaGGGGAATTTgggataaattaaaaaaaggaaatggtagaactttttttcaactttcagTGTAGAAGTGCTACACAAGTTTATACTTACATATTCGACACTATGACCACTTTACGGTCTTGCTTTGCTGCttgagtgtccgaaaccgtgCTGCTAGCAACATTAGCCTACTACGCTCCCTGCGTCTTTAAGGGATGGCATGGCCAGTCCACTCGAACTTGGGAGGCTCGATACGATACACGACAATGATATCACCGTACAGCTCGTAAAACTCGTCGCTCTAGCGGCTCAGAGATTCTAATCACACGCTAACCCATACCGATTGCTCTACTTACGATGACACTAACACTGTGCTATCTGGCTCATTCTCTGTTTCTCTGGCAGTTTTCGGCCAatgtatttcattatttctGCTGAATCGATAATGACATATATCAACTTGAAAAGGGAATGGGATTTCCATGAAACGCACAAAGTAATACATTGCCTTCACCTGTATGCACGTAGTAGTTGCTCTAAACCGTCTTTTCCGCACAAACGCACCAAACGGGTATGCTGGGGTTTTCCATCGAACGCCCAACCTAACTAACATGAAACAATTTGCAATTACGCCCCATTGGCACAGAAACTTTGCTTTCGGGCTGCGTTCTCGTTGACGGACAGTTCTTGTAACAGAACGAACTTACAACTCTGAAGCATCACTTACGCGATTGCTGCTTGCAAACTTACTCTATTCGTACCACTCAAACGATCGAATTCGATGGTGGGATTTTCTTATGAATGTATCGCGACAGCGCATTTCATGCTTAAAAGGTCACTCTTCTCGCTATCGTATTTTGACAGAAAGTGTCCCATGTTATGGCCAAGAAAGAGCCAACGCATCTGTCCCGTGATTCCGACGGCAGACAATTCCagtacagtgaaccctctcttatttgacatccctttccaatttgaaaaccccgcttattcgacagtcccatcgcctttcaaataagagagagttgACTGTATTTGGAACTGTATTAGAATGGGTATGGTTGGATGGAATGAAATTAgagttgcagcagcaacagcagatcCTAAAATACCTTGTACTACAGGCCTTATAATGCAATTTTTTAAAAGCTTTGTTTCGACTATTTTGAAATCACGTTGTGCTTGATAGTTGAAATGTATTAATAGTTGTCAAATTAAAGAAGACTTCCCAAAAGGTGCTCAGATGAAAACTGTGCCCAGATGCCAGCAACAGTTAAAACGTTGAAATAACACTCGACACTGTAATCATGGTGCCGAATGATGCTGTGTTTTTCACCGATGTAGTGTGTGCCTGTCGCTTGCCTGTACCTGCCGGAGTTAATCGATTGTAGGGAATGAATGGTACCTTTTCGTAAAAGTATATCTTTACCCGTTACTGCAACGCAGCATTACCTCAAGTATGGTACAGTTTTattttgagggttttttttttgctttgaaacCATATTTAAACCAGCTGCGGTGTCCAAACTATCCGTAGTTTATGAGCGAGTGTTGAGTGACGGTGCCATCATGCCCGGCAAAGTGAACCATGTTAGTGAGGACCGGTGGCGAGAATGCATCGTGGACGCGATCAGCTTCGTCCTGCGGCAGAAGCAGAGCGCAACGCTGCCGCGCATCAGCTTCGCGTTACGCAAACGGCACAACCTGCCCGAGGACACCGTTGCCGACCGGCTGACCGATGCGGTCAGCAGCGGTTGGATCGTGTTGCGAGTGCGCGGCCAGGAGACGAGCTACCGCGTggccaagcagcagcagcagcagcagaaagcaCGCAAAGTTCCACCGCCGCCGGCGGGCGTGCTGCTGTGCATCGAGTGTCTTAAGCCGGGCGGACAGAGCAGCCCGGAACCGATCAGCTCGTGTGACCGGTGCGCCATTGCGCTGCACGACGCTTGCGCGAACCGATCGAACGGATGGGAAGCAGCTGCGGTCCCACTGTCCCGACTAGTGGCGGCCGGGAACCGATGGTACTGCGAAGAGTGCCAACCGTGCGATGGCTGCAGCACCGCCAACGAGAGTCTCAGCCATCCGCAACGGTGCGTGGTGGAGTGTCTTGACTGCCGGCGCCGGTTCCACTTCCAGTGCATGAATCCGTCGGTGCGCCTGTCGGCAGTGCAGGCGTGGCACTGCTCGGACTGTATCGGGTCGGAACATCAGCAGACGGTGGTGGAGAAAATCAAGCAACGGCAGGACAGTGTGAAGATAGCGAAAGGTGACACCGGTGCCCGGTTCTATCGCTCCCAGCCTACCGAGGCCGACCTGATCGGCGGACGGATCGAGGCGATGCGGCTCAGGCTGGGCGATCAGGTAGCGGGCGACGATCTGGACATGTTTCGGGACGTGCTGCTGATGCGCTGCCGGCTGGAAGAGGACGATCTGGCCCGCACACCGGCCGCCGTGCGGTTGGGCCGGTACGAGATCGAAACCTGGTACTCGAGCCCCTTCCCGCAGGAGTACGCCAAGCTGGCGGTGCTGCACATGTGCGAGTTTTGTCTGAAGTACATGAAGACGGGCAACGAGCTGGCCCGGCATCAGGGCAAGTGCGGCCAGCGGTGTCCACCGGGGTGGGAGATCTACCGCGACGGCGACCTGTCCGTGTTCGAGGTGGACGGGAACGAGCAGAAGCTGTACTGCCAGAGCCTGTGCCTGCTGTCGAAGCTGTTTCTCGACCACAAGACGCTCTACTTCGACGTGGAACCGTTCCTGTTCTACGTGCTGACCGTGCGCGACCGGCACGGCCACCATCCGGTCGGCTACTTTTCCaaggaaaagcaaaaccaGCTGCGCTACAACGTGTCCTGCATACTGACGCTGCCCCAGTACCAGCGCCGCGGGTACGGCCGGTTTCTGATCGACTTCAGCTACCTGCTGAGCCGCGTGGAGCGCAAGCCCGGCACACCGGAGCGTCCGCTGTCCGAGCTGGGCGAGGTGTCGTACCGGCGTTACTGGTGTTCGGTGCTGCTGGCGTACCTGTACCACAACCGGGACGAGTCGCTGACGCTCGCGACGGTCTCGCAGGAGACGGGCTTGATCGTGGGGGACATTGTGACGGCACTGCGGCAGCTGGGCTTTGTCCGGTACCGGGTTGAGCGGGCGGGCTGCATCCGGACCAATCGGCCCTTTCTCTGCATCGACTGGGACCGTGTGGAGCAGCATCATCGGTTGCGCACGGTTGCGGACCGAGAGCGGCTCGAGGTGCGGGAGGTTTGTCTCCGCTGGACGCCCAACCTACGCCTGCGCAACGTGATGAGGCAGCTCGAGCTGATGCAAACCACTCCGAACGTTGGGGAGTCAGTGGAATGTAACGTTGAGTGGGAGAAAACATCCGACCGATCCAACGACAGTGCAAGCTCGACGGAGCGTCCGGTAACCGTAACGAGCAGGGGCAGGACCAGGCACCGGTGCCGAAAGTATAGCGACAGCATCTTCGACCTCTCGCTGTCCCTCACGACGGGCACGCCCAAGTCCGGCCGAAACGTCAAGCCGGTAGCGCACACGGTGCCCATCACCAAGCGGCGGCGCATCAAGCAGCGCCCCATCGCCGCGGCCAGCTTCCTCAAGCTGCCCTACATTGTGCTGGTCCCGGTGAAGCTTTCGCCGGCGGCGAGCGGCTCACCGGACGCCCCGTCGCACGACAGCGTGGAAGAAATCTCGCTCGACAGCGTGGAAGCGTTCATGGGCACGCCGAAAAGTGAGCCACAGCAAAAGTCATCGCCCGAGAAGCAGCCGCCGGTTGGGCCCGCGGGCGGCTGTTTTACACCGATCGCTCCCTTCCGACAGCCGCCGCAGCATGCTGATCGAACCGATACCACTACCGTCGGTCCTGAGCACTGTGGCACACCGAAAACAACCCGCGGCCGAACGGTGATGGGAAGCTTTGCCAAATGTCGCAAACGCATGCACGAtggcgagctgctgctgctgggtagCCATCAAGAGGGGGAGTGCAAACGGTTGCGGCTGGACGAGATGATTGCCTGCAGGGCAGAGTCAGACCATCGGGCGACCGAAATGGGCTCCCTGGCGACGAAAGCGACGTTCGAAAACGCACCCGTTCGGCAGGTATGGGCAGGTTCCGCGCGCCCGGGTACCGGGAATCGGGCCAGTTTGGGCTCCTGCAGTGTGGAAGCGAAAACAGCGCAATGCTTAATCGGTAGGAAATTACCAAGAACCGTCTAATGGTCGATGGTGCCATACCCTGCGTCATGTGTGCATTGCTACCTGGGAGCCTCAAACCCAAACAACTAAACCACATCCCGAAAGGCTTGATGCGTTTCGCGGCAACGG encodes the following:
- the LOC1269330 gene encoding histone acetyltransferase KAT6B codes for the protein MPGKVNHVSEDRWRECIVDAISFVLRQKQSATLPRISFALRKRHNLPEDTVADRLTDAVSSGWIVLRVRGQETSYRVAKQQQQQQKARKVPPPPAGVLLCIECLKPGGQSSPEPISSCDRCAIALHDACANRSNGWEAAAVPLSRLVAAGNRWYCEECQPCDGCSTANESLSHPQRCVVECLDCRRRFHFQCMNPSVRLSAVQAWHCSDCIGSEHQQTVVEKIKQRQDSVKIAKGDTGARFYRSQPTEADLIGGRIEAMRLRLGDQVAGDDLDMFRDVLLMRCRLEEDDLARTPAAVRLGRYEIETWYSSPFPQEYAKLAVLHMCEFCLKYMKTGNELARHQGKCGQRCPPGWEIYRDGDLSVFEVDGNEQKLYCQSLCLLSKLFLDHKTLYFDVEPFLFYVLTVRDRHGHHPVGYFSKEKQNQLRYNVSCILTLPQYQRRGYGRFLIDFSYLLSRVERKPGTPERPLSELGEVSYRRYWCSVLLAYLYHNRDESLTLATVSQETGLIVGDIVTALRQLGFVRYRVERAGCIRTNRPFLCIDWDRVEQHHRLRTVADRERLEVREVCLRWTPNLRLRNVMRQLELMQTTPNVGESVECNVEWEKTSDRSNDSASSTERPVTVTSRGRTRHRCRKYSDSIFDLSLSLTTGTPKSGRNVKPVAHTVPITKRRRIKQRPIAAASFLKLPYIVLVPVKLSPAASGSPDAPSHDSVEEISLDSVEAFMGTPKSEPQQKSSPEKQPPVGPAGGCFTPIAPFRQPPQHADRTDTTTVGPEHCGTPKTTRGRTVMGSFAKCRKRMHDGELLLLGSHQEGECKRLRLDEMIACRAESDHRATEMGSLATKATFENAPVRQVWAGSARPGTGNRASLGSCSVEAKTAQCLIGRKLPRTV